The following proteins are encoded in a genomic region of Chloroflexota bacterium:
- a CDS encoding glycosyltransferase family 1 protein: MRICMLSVHTCPLAALGGKEAGGMNVYVRDLTL, encoded by the coding sequence TTGCGGATTTGCATGTTGAGCGTTCATACCTGCCCGCTGGCCGCGTTGGGCGGAAAAGAGGCCGGCGGGATGAACGTGTATGTGCGCGACCTGACGCTGG